The DNA sequence AGAGCGGCGGCACGCCCCCGCGCGTCGCCTTCCTCCTCAGCGGGCAGGGTGGTCAGTACCCCGGCATGGCCAGGGAGCTCTACGCGCACGAGCCGGTCTTCCGCGACGCTGTGGACCTCTGCCTGAAGGAACTGGCCTCCCGCGGCGACGCCGACGCGGGCCTGCTGGACCTGCTGCTCGACACGGAGCGGTCCGAGACCGCCGCCGAACTCGACCGGACCAGGCTCGCCCAGCCGGCCCTCTTCGTCCTCGAATACGCCCTGGCACGGCTCTGGGCGTCATGGGGCGTCGAACCCGCCGCCCTGCTCGGCCACAGCCTGGGAGAACTCGTCGCGGCCTGCCTCGCGGGAGTGTTCACTCCGCAGGACGCCCTCGCCCTGGTGGCGCTGCGCGGGCGACTGATGCAGGAGCAGCCGACCGGGGCGATGCTCAGCGTCGTCGCCGACCGGGCCACCGTCGAGTCCCTGCTGCCGGCCGACGTCTTTCTGGCGGCCCACAACGGGCCCAAGGACTGCGTCGTCTCCGGCGGCCACACCGCCGTGGCGGCGTTCGCCGCGCTGCTCTCGGAGCGGGGCGTCGCCACCCGCCCCGTCAGCACCTCGCACGCCTTCCACTCGCCGATGATGCAGCCCATGGTCGACCGGTTCGTCGCCGCCGTCGCGGCCGTACCGAGACAGGCGCCCCGCACCAGGTTCGTGTCCAACACCACGGGCACCTGGATCACGGACGACGAGGCCCGCGATCCGGCGTACTGGGGCCGGCACGTACTGGCCCCGGTGGAGTTCGACGCCGGTGTGCGCACCCTCGCGGAGGAACCCGACCTCGTCTTCCTGGAGGTCGGCCCCGGCCAGACGCTCACCAGCCTCGCCCGGCGCGTCGTCACCGGCGAGGCCCCCCGGCTGGTCACCTCCACCCTGCCGCACCGCCAGGACAAACGGCACCCGGTGGAGGCGGCGCAGCGCGCCCTCGGCCAACTGTGGCTCGCCGGCGGCGAACCCGACTGGGCCGCCTTCCACGAGCCGCGCCACGGCGGGCGGCGCCGCAAGGTCGCCCTGCCCACCTACCCGTTCCAGGGGAAGCGGTACTGGCTGGACCGGCAGACCGAACCGGCCCTGCGTACCCCGGCGGCCCGCCGGGCCGACGTCGCCGACTGGATCCAGGCCCCGTCCTGGGAACGCACCGTACTGCCCCAGGCGCCGGCATCTCCCGCCGGCCGATGCTGGCTCGTCTTCGACGACGGCCGGGGGCTGGCCGAGGCCCTGACGGCCCGGCTGCGCCGCGACGGCGCCCGGGTGACGACCGTGTCCGCGGGAGACCAGTGGACGCAGGCCTCCGGCCGATTCACGATCGACCCCGCCGATCCGGACCACTACACACGCCTGTTGCGGGAGCTGCGCGCGCAGGACCAGCTGCCCACCCGTATCGCCCACTGCTGGAACGTCACCGGCGCCACCCCCCAACCGGACGCCGGCCCCGCCGCCGGGTTCGCCGCCGCCCGCCGCGCCTTCGACGGGCTGCTGCTCCTGGCCCAGGCACTCAACAGCCACTCCGACCAACCGGACTGCGACATCTGGGTCGTCAGCGACGGTCTGCACCGGGTCCTCGGCACCGAACGGCTCTCGCCGCTCAAGTCCACCCTGCTCGGCCCCGTCCGTGTCATCCCGCGCGAACACCCCGGTCTCGCCTGCCGCAGCGTGGACATCGTCCTGGACGGCGAGCCGGTCGAGCGCGCCGCCGACCAGCTGCTGCGCGAGTTCTCCGTGCCGCCCGGGCACGCCGCCGTCGCCTACCGGGGACCGCACCGCTGGTCGCAGACCTACGTCCCCGCGCCGCTGCCGCCCTCGGACAGCACCCCGTCCGCTCTGCGCGACGACGGTGTCTACCTGATCACCGGCGGAACCGGCGGGCTCGGGCTCGCCCTGGCGGAGCACCTCGCCCGCCCCGGCCGGAGACTGGCCCTGCTCGCCCGCACCCCGGTCCCCCCGGAGGAGGAGTGGGACCGCCGGCTCGCGCAGCCGGACGGCGGCAGGACCACCGAGATCATCGAGAAGGTACGCGCCCTCCGGCGGCGGGGCGCCGAGGTGATGCTGCTGACCGCCGACGTCTGCGACCACGACCAGGTCGAGGCGGCCGTCTCCGCCGTCGTGGAGCGGTGGGGAGGCGTCCACGGAGCCTTCCACGCGGCCGGCCTGGCGGGCGGCGGCCTCGTCCAGCTCGGCACTCCGGAGAAGGCCGCCCAGGTCATGGGCCCCAAGGTGCTCGGAACCCTCCACCTCGAACAGGCGCTGGCAGGCCGGTGGCCCGACTTCTTGTTCCTCTTCGGCTCCAACGCCGCCCACGTCGGTGACTTCGGCCTGGCCGACTATGTCGCCGCCAACAGCTTCCTCGACGCCCACGCCCACTCCCACGCGGCCGAACGCCGGGTCCTCACCGTCGACTGGGGGCCGTGGAAGGAGGCGGGCATGGCCGTCGCGACGGACCTTCCGGACGCGCTGGCGGAGATCCGCGGCAAGGATGTCGCGGAGCGCGGCATGGCGTCGGCACAGGCCCTGGAAGCGCTGGAACGCGTCCTGTCCTCGTCGCCCGAACCCCAGCTGATCGTGTCACCCGTGGACGTCAACGCCCTGATCGAGCAGGCTTTCGTACTCGGCGCGGACGCCGGGGGCGACGAACGGCTCGCCGGACTCGGCGCACCGCACACCCTTCACCCCCGCCCGGAGGTCCCCAGCGCCTACGCCCCGCCGAAGGGAGAGACCCAGCGGCAGCTGTGCAAGGCGTGGCAGGACCTGCTCGGCATCGACCAAGTCGGCGTCAACGACAGCTTCTTCGATCTCGGCGGCGGCTCTCTGATCGCCATTCAGCTCGTGGCGACCGTCAACAAGTCCCTGGGCGCCTCACTCACGGTGGCGCAACTGTACGAGGTGCTCACCGTCGCCGGTCTCGCCCGGTTGATCGACGGGGACGACGCCGAACCGGCCGAGGCGGCAGGGCACACGATCGAACAGGTCAAGAGCCGGGCCCACTCACGCCGCCAGCACCAGCAGAACCGGATGGCCCGCGCCCGCGCACGCCGCCAGACCTGATCGGGCGATCGGCCCGTCCCGCACGGGCACGGGCCGCAGCGCACCCGAGACGACACCGCAATCCCTCACCGGCCGGTGGTCCCCGGCGCTCCCCGCCGGAACGCCGGGCGCCGTACGAAAGGAGCACGATGCCCGCTCCCTCCCCCAGGGGATCGCGCCTGGACGTCCTCGTCAGGGAGATCCGCGAGGCGCTGCGCGCCCCGTCCGCCGGCCGGCCCGAACAGCCGGGCCGGCGGGCCGCGGACATCGTCGCCGCCCATCTGCGCCACGACGACCTGCTGACCGAGGAGCAGCTGGCCGCCGACCCCACCGCGTACAAGCAGCACGTTCTGCACATCGAGCCGGACGGCACGTTCTCCGTCGTCGCCCTCGTGTGGCTGCCCGGTCAGCGCACCCCGATCCACGACCACGTCTGCTGGTGTGTGATCGGCGTCCACCGGGGGGCCGAGGAGGAGATCCGCTACCGGCTCGTCGACGAGGACGGCTCACCGCACCTCGTCCCCGTCGACGTCACCGTCAACCACATCGGCACCGTCGCCCACCTCTCACCGCCGGGGGACATCCACGAGGTCCGCAGCGCGACCGACGGCCTGACCGTCTCCCTGCACGTGTACGGCGCCGACGTCGGCAGGCTCGGTACCAGCGTCCGGCGACGCTACGACCTGCCGGTGCGGTCGCCGCACGCCGTCCTCGGTGCGGCACAGCGGCCCGCCAGACCGTAAGGGAAGCGACATCATGGGGGACAGCGTGCACAATCCGCCGACCACCCTGCCCGAGCTCTTCTCGGCGCAGGTGGCCAGAACGCCCGACGCGGTCGCGATCGTCGCCGACGGCACCGTACTGACCTACGCCGAACTGGACGCCCGGACGGACCGGCTGGCCCGTGCTCTGGCGGCCCTCGGCGCCGGGCCGGAGACCGTCGTCGCGGTGAGTGTGCCGCGCTCGGTGGAACTCGTCGTCGCCCTGTACGCGGTCCACAGGACGGGGGCGGCCTACCTGCCGCTCGACCCGGGGCATCCGGCCGAACGGGTCGCGCTCATGGCCGAGGACGCGCGGCCCCTGACGGTGCTGACCGCCGACGACATCCGGGAGCTGTCGGCACGGGACACGGCGGGGGACCACCCCCTGCCTCCGCCGCACCCGCTGAACACCGCGTACGTGATCTACACCTCGGGGTCGACCGGACGGCCCAAGGGCGTCGCCGTACCGCATCGGGCCATCGTCAACAGGCTGCGGTGGATGCAGGACCGGTACCCGCTCGGCGCCGACGACGGGGTACTCCAGAAGACCCCGGCGGACTTCGACGTCTCCGTGTGGGAGTTCTTCTGGCCGCTGAGCGTCGGCGCCCGCCTCGTCCTGGCCGCGCCCGGCGGGCACCGGGACCCGCGGTACCTCGCGGAGCTGATCCGGTCCCGGCAGGTGACGACCGTCCACTTCGTGCCGTCGATGCTCAGGCTGTTCCTCGACGAACCCGCGGCGGCCGCGTGCACCGGCCTGCGCAGGGTCTTCGCCAGCGGAGAGGCCCTCCCCGGCGAACTGCGCGACCGCTTCTTCCCCGTCCTCGGGGGCGCCGAGCTGCACAACCTGTACGGCCCCACGGAGGCGGCCGTCGACGTCTCCCACTGGCAGTGCCGGGCGGACGACCCGCCGGGGGCGGTCCCCATCGGCCGGCCCGTGTGGAACACCGGCCTCCGTGTCCTCGACACCGATCTGCGGCCGGTGGAACCCGGGGCCACCGGCGAGCTCCACATCACCGGTGTCCAGCTGGCCCGCGGTTACGTCAACCGACCGGACCTCACCGCGGACCGTTTCGTGCCCGACCCGTACGGGCCGCCCGGCAGCCGCATGTACCGCACCGGCGACCTCGCCCGCCCGCGCCCCGACGGAGTCATCGAGTACGTCGGCCGGACCGACCACCAGGTCAAGGTGCGGGGCATGCGCGTCGAACTGGGAGAGGTGGAGACCGTGCTGGCCGGCCTGCCCGGCGTGGGCGCAGCCGCGGTGGTGGCCCGGCCGGACGAGACGGGCGGCGCGCGACTGGCCGCCTACCTCGTCCCGGACGCCCGCGAGGCGGGCCCCCTGCTGCGGGTGTGCCGGTTCGAACGCCAGGGCCTGCTCGGCGCCGACGAGCGGCACACACTGCCCAACGGCATGCTCATCGCCTCGGGCAATCACGCCGAGACGGACTTCGTCTACCAGGAGATCTTCGAGGGCCGCGAGTACCTCCGCAACGGCATCACCCTGCCGCCGGACGCCTGCGTGTTCGACGTCGGTGCGCACATCGGGCTGTTCACCCTCGAGGTCGCCCGGTCCTTCCCGGGCGCCGTCGTCCACGCCTTCGAACCCATCCCCGAGCTGTTCCGTCTGCTGGAGCTGAACACTCGTATCCACGGCGCCGACGTCCGGCTGTACCCGTGCGGCATCGGTGAGAAGGAGGACACGGCGACGTTCACCTACTACCCGGGCCTGTCCATCATGTCCGGGCGGTTCGGCGACACGGCGCAGGAGCGTGGCGTCGTGGAGGCGTACGTACGCAACGACCTCTCGTCGAGGGGCCTCGACGCGCCCGGAGCCGAGGCGGACCTCGACGTGCTGCTCACCGAGCGGCTGCGGCACGAGGAGGTGGTCTGCCGGCTGCGGACGCTGTCCGACGTCATCCGCGAGACCGGAGTGGACCGAGTCGACCTGCTGAAGATCGACGCGGAGAAGAGCGAACTCGAGGTCCTGAACGGTATCGACGACGCGCACTGGCCCCTCATCGGACAGCTGGCGATCGAGGCACACGACGTGGGCGACCGGGTGGCCCGCGTCAAGGACCGGCTCACCGCGCACGGCTACGCCGTCGAGGTCGAGACGGCGCCCCTCCTCAAGGGCACCGGACTGGTCACCCTGTACGCCCGCCGTCCCGAAGACGCACCGGACGGCCCCGCCCGGCCGGCCGCCGTGCCCCGCCCCGGCCGGGGGCTCCCCTCGGACCCGGACCTGTTCGCGGAGGAGGTCCGCCGCGACGCGGCACGGCACCTCCCGGAGCACATGATCCCGTCGACGTTCACGGTGCTCGACGCGCTGCCGCTGTCACCAAGCGGCAAGCTCGACCGCAGGGCGCTCCCGGACCCACTCCCGCGCACCACCTCCGCCGCCCCGCGCACCCCGCAGGAGGAACTCCTGCGCGCCCTGTTCGCGGAGGTGCTCGGCCTTCCCGGGATCGGCATCCACGACAACTTCTACCGCGTGGGCGGGGATTCGCTCCTGGGCATCCGGCTCACCGAGCGCATCCGCTCGGTCTTCGGCGTCGACCTCGACATCCGCTCCCTCTTCGAGTCGCCCACCGTCGCCGGCATGGCCCATCACCTGATCAACCGCCCTTGAGCTCTTGTCGTCACAGGAACGGCCCGGTCATGCCCACTCCCCAGCCACCCGGCACCATCACCCCGCAAGCGTTCCGCGACGCCATGGCCACCGTCGCCACCCCGGTCGCCGTGGTCACCGCGATGGACGGCCCCCGCCCGCACGGCACCACGGTCAGCGCCTTCGGCTCACTGTCCCTGACGCCCCCGATGGTGCTGGTGTGCCTGTACAACCGCTCCCGGCTGCTGGAGGTCATCCGCGGCACCGGACGCTTCGGTCTCAACATCCTGGGTGCTCACCAGGCGGATCTCGCCACCACCTTTGCCCGTTCCGGACCGGACAAGTTCGACGGCGTGACCTGGTCGCCGAGCCAGGACCGGCCCCGCCTG is a window from the Streptomyces sp. NBC_00299 genome containing:
- a CDS encoding type I polyketide synthase, encoding MSLDRDIAIVGMAGRFPGARDLDEFWANVRDGVESVSFFTDEQLLAAGAAPDHLDQPNFVRAGACLPGIDMFDAEFFGYTAREAEIMDPQHRVFLETAWQALEHSGHDPARFDGDIGVFAGAGSNGYLAHVYSHPEIVETTGGTQILLGNELGFLSTRVSYKLDLRGPSVSLRTACSTSLVAVHLACRSLRERECDMALSGGVFLNLEQERGYFHQEGSFVSPDGHCRPFDARAAGTLFGSGAGAVVLKRLDDALADGDTVYAVIKGSAVNNDGAVKVGFTAPTVAGQARVIADALRDAGTEPAAIGYVEAHGTGTSLGDPIEVRALTKAYEGVPPATVALGSLKSNFGHLDAAAGIAGLIKTVLAMWHETLPRTLHFQSPNPDIDFAAGPFTVQRDTAPWPRSGTPRLAGVSAFGFGGTNAHVVLQEGPPQGRPDAGEDARPGHPSHLLVLSARNHAALEELSDAMAARLRRGQARLTDVTYTAATGRHRFPVRRAVTGPDAASLAAALEARDPARVTTGESGGTPPRVAFLLSGQGGQYPGMARELYAHEPVFRDAVDLCLKELASRGDADAGLLDLLLDTERSETAAELDRTRLAQPALFVLEYALARLWASWGVEPAALLGHSLGELVAACLAGVFTPQDALALVALRGRLMQEQPTGAMLSVVADRATVESLLPADVFLAAHNGPKDCVVSGGHTAVAAFAALLSERGVATRPVSTSHAFHSPMMQPMVDRFVAAVAAVPRQAPRTRFVSNTTGTWITDDEARDPAYWGRHVLAPVEFDAGVRTLAEEPDLVFLEVGPGQTLTSLARRVVTGEAPRLVTSTLPHRQDKRHPVEAAQRALGQLWLAGGEPDWAAFHEPRHGGRRRKVALPTYPFQGKRYWLDRQTEPALRTPAARRADVADWIQAPSWERTVLPQAPASPAGRCWLVFDDGRGLAEALTARLRRDGARVTTVSAGDQWTQASGRFTIDPADPDHYTRLLRELRAQDQLPTRIAHCWNVTGATPQPDAGPAAGFAAARRAFDGLLLLAQALNSHSDQPDCDIWVVSDGLHRVLGTERLSPLKSTLLGPVRVIPREHPGLACRSVDIVLDGEPVERAADQLLREFSVPPGHAAVAYRGPHRWSQTYVPAPLPPSDSTPSALRDDGVYLITGGTGGLGLALAEHLARPGRRLALLARTPVPPEEEWDRRLAQPDGGRTTEIIEKVRALRRRGAEVMLLTADVCDHDQVEAAVSAVVERWGGVHGAFHAAGLAGGGLVQLGTPEKAAQVMGPKVLGTLHLEQALAGRWPDFLFLFGSNAAHVGDFGLADYVAANSFLDAHAHSHAAERRVLTVDWGPWKEAGMAVATDLPDALAEIRGKDVAERGMASAQALEALERVLSSSPEPQLIVSPVDVNALIEQAFVLGADAGGDERLAGLGAPHTLHPRPEVPSAYAPPKGETQRQLCKAWQDLLGIDQVGVNDSFFDLGGGSLIAIQLVATVNKSLGASLTVAQLYEVLTVAGLARLIDGDDAEPAEAAGHTIEQVKSRAHSRRQHQQNRMARARARRQT
- a CDS encoding cysteine dioxygenase family protein, whose translation is MPAPSPRGSRLDVLVREIREALRAPSAGRPEQPGRRAADIVAAHLRHDDLLTEEQLAADPTAYKQHVLHIEPDGTFSVVALVWLPGQRTPIHDHVCWCVIGVHRGAEEEIRYRLVDEDGSPHLVPVDVTVNHIGTVAHLSPPGDIHEVRSATDGLTVSLHVYGADVGRLGTSVRRRYDLPVRSPHAVLGAAQRPARP
- a CDS encoding flavin reductase family protein, with amino-acid sequence MPTPQPPGTITPQAFRDAMATVATPVAVVTAMDGPRPHGTTVSAFGSLSLTPPMVLVCLYNRSRLLEVIRGTGRFGLNILGAHQADLATTFARSGPDKFDGVTWSPSQDRPRLPGSAAWIAAEADDYVLAGDHTVLLAQVVSVEPGEVPPVDSSPLTYHQRSFGTHTPLAS